Within Nitrospirota bacterium, the genomic segment CAACGCCGCAGACGGCCGTTCATCAATAGGCTCCTTACCGGAGTTCGGCGAGCTTTTCCTTGGCGAGATTCGCCTCACTCGCCCGCGGAAAATCCTCCAACACCCGCTTCAGCGCGGCGCGAGCCTTCACCTTGTCGCCCACCGCGGCATACGCAAACCCTTCTTTCAACAGGGCCCCGGGCAATTTTTCGTTTTTCGGAAACTGCGAAATCAGACGGTCGTATTGTTCGATAGCCTGAGGGTACTGCTTGGTCTGGTAAAACGATTCCCCCAGCCAGTACAAGGCGTGCGGTACCAGAATCGAGTTCGGATACTGTTGGAGAAAGCTCTGGAATCCCTGGATCGCGAACTCGTAACTTCCCTTGATGAAGTCGTTGTACGCGAGGTTATACGCCTCGACCGGGCTCAACCCGCTGCGGGGCGTACGCCCCGGGACCACCACGCGCTCCTGATCCGACGGCGAGGCCTCGGGAGCGGGCGTTAGGCCGGGAACGGGCACCGGCGCGATCGAGGCCTTCCGCTCCTGCTCGGCCATTCGCATTTCGAGCGCTTCGAACCTGGT encodes:
- the ybgF gene encoding tol-pal system protein YbgF; this encodes MFAGAWWLACALLTGCATQAALVDVQTDVELMRGQLDQIADRVGTVDKLAQERTTTGQRSQVDLVVRLDQIAADVQTMQGRLEEQAHRVSELSKAVDDQSFRLNQVTTRFEALEMRMAEQERKASIAPVPVPGLTPAPEASPSDQERVVVPGRTPRSGLSPVEAYNLAYNDFIKGSYEFAIQGFQSFLQQYPNSILVPHALYWLGESFYQTKQYPQAIEQYDRLISQFPKNEKLPGALLKEGFAYAAVGDKVKARAALKRVLEDFPRASEANLAKEKLAELR